The Sesamum indicum cultivar Zhongzhi No. 13 linkage group LG6, S_indicum_v1.0, whole genome shotgun sequence genome has a segment encoding these proteins:
- the LOC105163311 gene encoding heat stress transcription factor A-7a: protein MDPLIFPVKEEYQSGSSSWQQPSGVAPPPSENGVGRPQPMEGLHDMGPPPFLTKTYEMVDDFSTDRIVSWNRGGHSFVVWDPHAFSTTVLSRYFKHNNFSSFVRQLNTYGFRKIDPDKWEFANDSFLRGQKHLLRNIKRRKATTQPSPPPHAIGPCVELGRFGLDAEIDSLRRDKRVLTMELIKLRQQQQNTRDYLQQMELKLQGTERKQQQMMSFLARAMQNPEFIHQLVQHKEKRKELEEAMSKKRRRPIEAGESSRMNDVKVEPSEFGDRYGFQVSELEALALEMQGFGRARREQEEIEEEVVGLESYDKELDQGFWEELLNEGLDEVGIGKTEEEGVEEDVRVLADRLGFLGSRTK, encoded by the exons ATGGATCCGTTAATTTTTCCAGTTAAGGAAGAGTATCAGAGTGGGTCGTCTTCGTGGCAGCAGCCAAGTGGGGTGGCGCCGCCGCCGTCGGAGAATGGGGTGGGGCGGCCGCAGCCGATGGAAGGGCTTCATGACATGGGCCCCCCACCATTTCTGACCAAGACTTATGAGATGGTGGATGATTTCAGCACGGATCGTATTGTGTCGTGGAACAGAGGAGGGCACAGCTTTGTTGTGTGGGATCCCCATGCCTTCTCCACCACTGTTCTGTCCAGATACTTTAAGCATAACAATTTCTCAAGCTTTGTCAGGCAGCTCAATACTTAT GGCTTTAGAAAGATCGATCCCGACAAATGGGAGTTTGCGAATGATTCATTTCTGAGAGGCCAAAAGCATCTCCTGAGGAATATTAAGAGGAGAAAAGCAACTACACAGCCTTCGCCTCCACCGCATGCCATTGGCCCGTGTGTTGAACTGGGACGGTTTGGCTTGGATGCAGAAATTGATAGCTTGAGGCGCGATAAGCGTGTGCTGACAATGGAGCTCATTAAGCTCaggcagcagcagcagaacACTAGAGATTATCTGCAGCAAATGGAGTTGAAATTACAAGGGACAGAGAGGAAGCAGCAGCAGATGATGAGTTTCTTGGCTAGAGCAATGCAGAATCCTGAGTTTATCCATCAACTAGTCCAGCACAAGGAGAAGAGGAAAGAACTGGAAGAGGCCATGAGTAAGAAGAGGCGAAGGCCGATCGAGGCCGGTGAATCGAGCCGAATGAATGACGTCAAGGTTGAGCCATCGGAGTTCGGTGATCGTTATGGATTCCAAGTGTCGGAACTTGAGGCGCTAGCCTTAGAAATGCAGGGGTTTGGGAGGGCGAGACGGGAGCAGGAGGAGATAGAGGAGGAGGTCGTCGGGTTGGAGAGTTACGATAAAGAGCTTGATCAGGGGTTCTGGGAAGAGTTGCTGAATGA